Below is a window of Mucilaginibacter sp. PAMC 26640 DNA.
CAAAAATAAGATCTGTATTGATTTTTTTAAGTTGCTTTATAAAAACAGGATAACTCCCCTTCTTACCCCTTGCAAACCATGGCGCATCAGCAACAGTAACCGTATCAACAAATTTCAATTTGCTTGCAATTGCAAAATTTTGACTATTTACAACCAGGTTGATCTTATAGTTAGATAAAACTTTTAGCTTTTTTATAGCTGGCAACATCAAAATCAAATCGCCGATATGGGCAAATTGCACTATTGTTATTTCCTTTATTGCTGATGGATCAACCGTCTTTTTGTTGAACGGCTTATAGAAACTATGGAGCAGCTTGTCTGCTAGTTTAATTACCTTTATCTTCTTTTGCGAAAAGTCGGGGTAAAATCTGTATTCAATTTCGTTCATGGCAAATTTGTTATAAACGCTTTACTATTAAGGTTGCATTGAATGAACTATTTGGTCTAACGGGAGCTTAATTAGCATTCATCATGCTAATTAGGGCTGTCGAAGAATGCCCGTCTATAAAATCAATAGTCCGCACAGCACCACCATTAGCTAATACCTTTTTCGCACCGATAATATTTTCTATTCTATAATCCGCCCCTTTAACCAACACATCGGGCAATATAGTGGTGATGACTGCAGCGGGGTACATAAGATGAGTGATAGAGCATCAATTTAATGCGCTAATTCTCCAATAACTATGCTATGGGTGTGAGACGATACCTATTCGAAAAGATCGTCGACTGCTTTGCACAAAATATGCCCTATCAAGATATGCATCTCCTGTACGCGTGCAGTAACTTGCGCAGGCACAACAATGTTAATATCGCAGACATCATTCATCTTGCCACCACCCCTACCAGTTAAGCCAATAGTTTTACAACCAGCTTTTCTAGCCACTTCCAAAGCGTTCAAGATTGATTGGCTATTACCACTCGTAGATATGCCTATGAACAGATCACCGGGTTGTGCAAAGGCTTCTAACTGTCTTGAGAATACAAACTCATAACCATAGTCGTTAGCTATTGCGGTTAAGGCTGATGTATCTGTAGATAACGCCAGGCCTGGTAGTGGTTTTCTTTCTTTAACAAACCTGCCGGTCATCTCTGCGGCAATATGCTGCGCATCGGCAGCACTGCCACCGTTGCCCGCCAAGTATATTTTGTTACCGTTTTTGATAACATCCTGGATCAGCAGGCAACTTTGTTCTATAGGCGCAGTTGTATGTTCTATTAAATCCCTTATTGTTTGAAGGTGATCATTAAGTTCTTGTAATACCATAATTAATTAATTTACTGGCTGTAGGTTATTTGAATCTTTTTCAATATCCATAATTATCTCGTCAATCGTAACGGTAGCGCTACCAATTTGCCGTAATACAACAGCGGCTGCATGATTGGCAATTTCACACGATTCTACCACGCTAAATCCTAATGCAACAAAATAGGATAGAGTTGCTAAAACTGTATCACCAGCACCTGTAACATCAAAAACCTCGGTGGCCTTAACTGGCGAAGCAGTTATACCATCTTGATTAAAGATCACAATGCCTTCTTCAGATAAAGTTACAACTAAATTTTCCACCTCAGTTTGCTCTATAATTATGTTTGCGGCAACCTGCAGTGCATCTGCCGAATCTAAACTCTCGAGCTTAGCCGCAACAGCCAGTTCACTCCTATTGGGTTTTATAATAAACGCACCGCTGTATTTTGAGTAATTATTCCCTTTAGGGTCTATGATCACTTTTTTACCGAAACGTTTGGCAACTGAAATAATATTCCGCGTTAAGCTTGGTGATAAAAATCCCTTGTTGTAGTCAGATAAAACAACAACATCAGCGTTTTCAATCAATGTAGTTAATTCGGTAATCAAATCATTTTCAGCAGCAGCACTCAAATTATTGGTACTTTCCTTATCAAGTCTAGCAAGCTGATGTCCGTCAACAAGTATTCTTGTTTTAACGGTCGTTGTCCGGGTTTTATCTTTAACAATCGCGTCTGTACTGATACCCTCGCTATGTAGAATGTCCATTGCCTGTGCGCCGGCTACGTCGTCTCCAATTGCGGCGCTTACAGCTACTTCTGCACCAAGAACTACCAGATTTTGAACCACGTTACCAGCACCGCCCAAGGTAAAATTTTCTGTTTTTAAATTCACCACAGGTACCGGCGCTTCAGGTGATAAGCGGTGAGCTTTGCCGTGTAAATAGTGATCGATCATCAAATCACCAATAACCAATATTGCCGGCTGCCTATTTATAGACCGCGCATTTTTAATTTTATCTGTCAACATTTTTTTGAGAATTAAGAGTTGAAAAGTTTTGTTACTTTAATGCTAATACGCATTTTTATCGCCTTTGATCACTTGAAAAACGGTCATTAACACAATTTTCAAATCCAACGACATAGACCAATTTTCCAGATACCAGATGTCGTGCTCAACACGCCTTTGCATCAATATCGGATCTTTTGTTTCGCCCCGATAACCACTTACCTGTGCCCATCCGGTAATGCCCGACTTCAGGAAGTGCCTAACCATATATTGATTAATGATCTTGCTGTACTCATTGGTATGCGTAAGAATGTGTGGTCTGGGGCCTATTACACTCATCTCTCCTAAAAACACATTAAAAAATTGTGGCAATTCATCCAGGCTTGTCTTGCGTAAGAAACGCCCTATTTTTGTTATACGATCATCATCGATCGTAGCTTGCCTTTCGCCAGCATTTACCTTCATGCTGCGGAATTTATAGCAAACGAAATCTTTATTGTCTTTACCGCTTCGAAGTTGTTTGAATAAAACAGGCCCCCGGCTTTGCAGCTTAATTAGCAAACCAATAATAGGATATAACCAGCTTAGTAAAAAAATAATAACCAAAGAGCTGAAAATAATATCGAACAATCTTTTCTTAACGCGGTTACCAATTTCCTCCAATGGCTCATCGCGGTGACTTAACACTGCGAACTCACCCATATAACTTACCTTTAAATGATTTACTAGGGAAGCCGACATGTCCGGAATCAACTTAAGCCTCAGGCATTGTTTCTCCGCTTCCATTTGAAGCAAATTGTACTCGTGTAACCTATCTGGAGATATAGATAAATAGATGTCCCTGATACCACTTGCCGCTGCAGATTCTATCTGGCTCACAATAGATGGTAGAACACGGCCATTACTATCCAGATACGAAGCGTTATCCTGATCAAGGAAACCTTCAAAAGCAAAATGACTGTCACGCTCTTTAAAGAAACTGGCTAGTTTCAATGCAACGTCGTTATTGCCTATAACAGCTACAGAGCGGGCAATCTTAAAGTACTTTTTAAAGATTGTTTCTGATACGAAATATAGGTAACTATTAACCATCATACAAGGCAGCATAATGAGGTAGAAGATTACCGTTGAACTGAATGCGTATTCTGCACCTTTTGAGATAAGAATATAAGGTAAGAATAGAATTGCGAACAGGGTGAAGCTTTTAAGAGTTAACGAAAAGCTATTTTGACGGCTGTGTAAAAATTTGCGGTTATATAAACCAAAATAAATTGCTGTAAATATCCACAGGTAATTAGCCACAATTAGCTGGCTCGTAAAGTTATTTACGCCGAAACTATTGTGGCTAAAAGCTGTGATGAATGCAATATTTGTTATGAGAATATCAATAACGGACATGGCCAAATAGACCAAATATAAGTAGCGTGTTTTCATGGGTATTTATGTAAATAATTTCAAGTATTGTTATACAAGTGGTGTTTTTAAAATCAACATTTTAATAAAGTGATCAAAACGTTATTAAATGCATTTTTATCTATACCGTAATTATGAGCAATTATACATCCATTTTAGTCATAAAACAGTACGCGAAATGTTGTTGGACCGTTATTGTGAAAAAGTGTGAACCTTTTTCTTATATTAAAGGGCCCTTTCCGTTTTCATCTCTCCAATGGCTTTGCGGCCTACACTATTGTAGTAAAAACCATGGTCAATCATTTGCTCTAATCCGAACAAATTCCTTCCGTCGAAAATCACTTTACGTTTAAGTAATGAGCCAACCCTGTCAAAATCCGGGTTTCTAAATACGCTCCATTCGGTAAGTATCAATAGCGCATCTGCCTCTTTTAAGGCATCATATTGGTTTTCGGCAAAGGTTACCTTGTCGCCAAGTAAATCCTTTACGTTAGCCATTGCTTCCGGGTCATAAGCCACAACATTTGCGCCGCTCTGCAACAAAGCTTCAATAATCTCCAAAGCAGGTGCTTCACGGATATCATCAGTTTCGGGTTTAAAAGCCAATCCCCATAAGGCAAATGTTTTGCCGCTTAATTCGCCTTTGTAATACTTATTGAGCTTATCAACCAGTATAGTTTTCTGAATGGCATTAACATCCATTACAGCGTTTAATATTTTAAAGTCGTAAATATTCTCCTCAGCGGATTTTGCCAGCGCCTGAACGTCCTTAGGGAAGCAGCTGCCACCATAACCAATACCCGAGAATAAGAATCTTTTACCTATTCGCTCATCTGCACCAATTCCAAGTCTTACCATATCAACATTTGCGCCTACCCTTTCACATAAGTTAGCTACCTCGTTCATAAAAGAGATTTTGGTGGCCAGGAACGAGTTAGCCGCATATTTTGTAAGCTCTGATGAACGCTCATCCATAAAGATGATAGGGTTACCCTGGCGTACATACGGTGTGTAAAGTTCAGTAAGAATTTTTTTAGCGCGGTCATCCCTGGTACCAATAACAATACGATCGGGCTTCATAAAGTCTTCAATAGCAACGCCTTCCCGTAAAAACTCTGGGTTAGATACAACTGCAACTTCTACATCTGAGTATTGTTCAAAGATTGCCTTCACCTTGTCTGCTGTGCCCACAGGTACAGTTGATTTGGTAACAATTACCTTATAGGAAGAGATGATTAAAGCTATATCTCTGGAAGCACCAAGTACATAAGTTAAATCGGCAGACCCGTCTCCACCCGGAGGCGTTGGCAGTGCTAAAAATATAACTGCTGCATCATTAACGGCTTCGGCCAAATTAGATGTAAAACGAAGTCTCTCTTCCGTAATATTGCGGTGAAGCAATGTTTGTAGCCCTGGTTCGTAAATAGGAGATTCGCCATTCCTGAGCATCTCTACCTTTTGTTCATTAATATCAACGCAAGTAACATCGTTACCCGTTTCTGCTAAACATGTGCCGGTAACCAAGCCAACATAGCCGGTACCAATAACTGCAATTTTCATAGTGTGTGTATTATATTAAAAATATTTTTTGTTTGTTTTTTGTTACTCGCGCTGCGCGGATTTGCCCAGGCTAACCATGAACTTTTCGCGAGCGGTGACGATAGACAGATAGTATCTGATGTAAAACACTAGTAGCTTTTGGGCTACATGCATTTGTTTCCCTTTAGATAATATTAATGGAATGCTTTTAATTGGCGGCCTAAGGTCATAAAGAAACTTTACCGCCGATTGAAAAAAATTGCCTGAGGTATTACTAAAGTTTGCTTGCCCACCCCCAACTCGCTTGGCTTTTTTTACAAGCTCGGCCAGGTGATGCCTTGCCGGGTGGTTTACAATCACTTTATCTGAATATTGAATTTGGTAGTTTGCATTACGTGCTCTTACTGCCCACTCATAATCGCCGCCAGACAACAGATCCTCCCTGAAATTGCCTACTTCATCAAAAACGCTTCGTAAAGAAAACATATTTGCAGTTACACCTGTACCATCTTGCTCTACGTATATATCCTGGTTAAAAGCATACACGGTTTCATACAGCTCGGCATTAGTTAGTCTGTCAGATTTGTAATACAAGCGAATTTTACCTGCTATACGCGCATAGCTGGCATCTTGTTCAAAAGCCGATACCGCATTGCTGATCCAATCTTCGTCAGGTATACAGTCTGAATCTGTAAAGCCGAGGATTTCGCCAATGGCAAGTTTAATTCCGGCGTTGCGTGCAACGTAAGAGCCTGGTTGGCTTTCAACAACTATTTTGCAATTTTTAGGGACAAAATAGTTTTCCGGAACTTTATCTGCTGTGTAATTATTTACGACAATGATTTCAAAGAAATTGGCATCGTAAGTTTGATTAGCTAAAGATTGAAGGCATAAGGATAGCCTAGCCCAATCTTTGTAAGTTGGAATAATGATCGAAACAAATTTCGGAGTCATGATATTAAAATAAGTGGATTGTAATTATCATTTAAAGCCTATTTCACTTGCTTTAAATACAATTTGGTTTTAAACTTCATCTGCTTGAGCAGGCTCACCCGCAATTTATATTGCTGCAGCAGGCTATTTGCATACGCCGGGAAGCTGGAGTAGTTGCTTGTAATTTCTGTATAGATGTAATTATCAATAGCCGCATGCAATTCGGGGGTAAGCAAGGAGCGGTATCTTAGTTCATTCTTTATACGCAGGCGCAAATTAATGCGGTTGTTCATTATTTGCTTTAGCTTTTCCTTATCAGTTGTTTTAGACACGGAATTAGCAGAGAAATGGATAATGGTATTTAAATTTTTATCTACGCTTATCTTAGATTTATTTTTTAACAGCCGGAACAGAAGATCATATTCTTGCGATGAACTAAGATTTTCGTCCCAACCGTTCACCTGCATCAGCGAACTTTTGCGCCATAGGTTAGAACTCGTAATACCCAGATTGGAAGTAATAAGCCCCTTCCAAATATTACTGTCTGTACGCCTGGTAACTTCAGTATTATTACTATGATACTTTAACAGGCACTCCCCTGCAATTACGTCGGCATTTGTATCAACTGCAATTTTAAGCTGACCCGTTATTTTCTCGGGAAGCAGTTCATCGTCGGCATCCAAAAACTGTATCCAATCACCTTTTGCATTTCGCAATCCATAATTACGGGCAGCTGGCGCACCTTTTTTTGACTCCCTGAAAACTTGAATGAGGTCTGGGTACCTGCACTGCTGATCTAGTAAAGCGTTAAAAGTATTATCGGTTGAGTTGTTTTCAACAAGTATTATCTCAACTTCTTTTAAAGACTGGGCAATTACGCTTTGTATGGCGCGATCGATAAAACCTTCGCAATTATGACAGGGAATAACTACTGATACCATTTTCTTTTTATTGATGTAAATTAGTTTTTCCTAAATCCTTTGTATAACGTCAGCAGCTCTTCTTTCATCAACAGCCAAATACTGAGCCCGTAACAAGCAACAGTGATCGCGCCTATTATAATGTAATTTATACCTATCGATTTGAAAAAATACGTTACAAGAGCTGTAACAATTGCGGCGATAACCGGAGCCTTAATCGCAATCAGAAACTCAATGAAAGTAATTTTAATAGGAATAAGAAAATTAAAGGTATACTGAGCAAAAAGAACTACAACAACCTTGTTCAGCAAAATAGCCCAGGCAGCACCTGTTATACCGTAGTAATAAATGCCTATTGCCAATGATGGTAAAAATATTAGCGCTTTTAAAACTTGCTGCTTCATTTCAAGCCCTGGCTTACCCAGGCCTCTCAATAAGGCAGTGTTGCCACTAACCAATATATGCAACATCACTGATAACGATAAGATCTGCAGCGGCGCCACTGTTTCGCTCCACTTGGCACCGAATATTTTCACGACAAACTGCTCGCCCGAAACGATAAAATATACCATTATAGGGAAAATGAACAGGCAGTTGAAAAGAATCACCTTAAGATAATATCGCTTTAAAGCAGTGGGGTCTCCTTGCTTTTTACCATAAATTGGATACATTACATTGTTTATCACTGCCATCAATCTGCTTCTGAATGTATCAGTCAACACAAATGCAAGTGTATAAATACCCAGGGATGATGCACCTAGTAACTTACCAATAAGCAGGTAATCGATATTATTGTACAGGTAATTTAATATGTTTGAACCTGTGGTATATACGCCGAAGCCAAAAACGTCCTTAAACGCTTGTTTATCCATAATGAACGCCGGTTTCCACTTGGTTGCGTTAAAAAATAATGGCATAGCGAACAAAACTGTTGCCACTGAGTTAAATACCAGCGACCAAACCCCAGCACCCATTAAAGCCATAATTAAAGCTATGGTGCCCGCCAGTATGTTTGAAGTATTATCTATAAAGGCAAGTTTCTTAAAGTTCATTTGCTTGGTTAGCTGCGCCTTATGCACCAGGTTCACCGGACTGAACAATATGCCGATACTTAAAACCGGTATAATTTGCTTTAGCATTGGTTCGTTGTAAAAACTCGCGGCAAGCTGCGCAACACCCAAGCTCATGATAAGATACAAGAATACCGACCAGATAACGCCTACCCAAAATGCAGTGTGAAAATGTTCGTTCCGCAGATCTTCTGCTTTTCTTTGTACCAATGCGGCACCTACACCTAAGTCATTTAACACCTGAACAAAACCGGTAAATACAACTGCCATACCCACAAGCCCAAATTGACTCGGAAATAATAATTTAGCAAGTATAAGCTTAAGGCCAAATGCAAAGGCTTGGTTAATAATCATTTGGATAAAATTCCAAACGATGCCGCTTGCTACTAACTTCTTATCAGTTTGTATAATTGGCTTTTTTAAAGTAGTCTCCATTTAATATAAAATAATTAAGGGTAGTGCCTATAAGGCCTGGCCTAAAAAACAGGCATTTCCTCTTCTTTTTCTTGAGGCGCAACTGAGGCAGTAATTGATTTGTATAGGGCGCTGTGGTTATCAATGTATTTGTCTACAGAGAACTTACCAGCCTCGTTAACGCAGCTTAGTTTCTTTTCTGCGAGTTCGCCCCTATTGTTTAAAATGTGTGTTACCTGGGTTAATAATTGCCCGGGTTCCGGCGAAAACATCCAGGAACTATTTGGGCTATAAAGCTCTTTTAACCCACCCCTATCCGATTGAACCACCGGTACCATGTAAGATAATGACTCGATTACAATCCGTCCAAAAGGCTCATTCCACAACGCAGGTACGATCAAAACATCAATATTGTTATAAAAATCGACCGGTTTTGCTACGCCCAGGAATTCATATTCAATATCTGCAAGCTTCGCCTTTAGTTCGTTAATAAACTCAACATCACCCTTACCGGCGAATACCAGTTTAACGCTAGCTTTAAGTTGTGCAGGTAATGAGCTGATTTCGTTTACCAGGTATTCCACACCTTTATCCACATCAATGCGACCGATATAACCAAAGACAACTTTAGCCGACGGCGCGTTTATCTTGAGCGAGCATTCGGTTGTATCAACAGCATTATAAATAATACTACTATGGCTTCGCACATCTTTGCTAAAAGCACTGTACTTATTCAAAATAAAATTACTGATGCCAATGAAATGATCCGGGTATTTAAAAAAGCGCTTTTTGATTGTATTAGTAACTCCGCAAGGCGCGCACAGCGATTGGCAGTTACCATTATTATACATATTGCATTTGTGGCAAAGCATATAATAGTCGCGCATGGAGTGCACCAACGGAATATCAAGTGATTTAATAGTGCGCCACAAATAAGGCGAAAACCCTTGAATACTATTGGTATGTACAATCTCAGGCGCTATGCGTTTTAAGATCGCTTTTATTTTATTATGGTACGAAAAATTGCAAGTGTCTATGAGATGCCAAAGCACCTTAGTCACCGGCGAACGTTTTTGTTTATCGTAGCTATTAAAAATATTTTTTTGTTTTATACTAATCACTATTACGCCGTTCACCCGGTAAACCTTATCTGCTAACCCTGTGGTGAGCACATAAACGTTGTTGCCCGCTGCCCGCATGCCTTCTGCAAGAAGTTTTACCGAAATTTCGGCACCGCCAACAAACGCCGGAAAATAGTAGGTATTAGTAATTAGGATTCTCATGCAATGATAGCTTTCTGCGTTAATTTCTCAACCACCTCATTAGGTGTGCGGTTGGCCAGTTCATATTTTTTTAGTACAAACTGCTTGATCTTTGAAACGAAGGCACCTTCGTCAAATGATTCGGCGTGGCTGCGGATGAATTTGGCATCAAACTCCAGTGTTTCAAATTTGTTGATGGCATTTGTTAAAGACTCTTTAGTTTGCTCTTCAAAGAACACCGCTGTCGATTTTAACGAGTCACCTTCATATGGGATCATTGTTTCTGTCACCCCGCCTTTACCATAGGCTATTACCGGGCGGCCGGAAGCATTAGCCTCCAGAGGGGTTATTCCATAATCTTCAAGCTGGGGGAAAATAAATGCCTTACAGTTTGCATAAACGCCTGCTAATTCTTCGCTGTTTAAGCCACTCAAAAAGGTAATGTTCGGGCCAGATTTCTTCTTTATCTCGCCTTCCATGGTTCCTTTACCAACAACAACTAATTTTTTGCCAGGCATTGCTATAAAGGTGTCAACTACCATATCTACCTTTTTATAAGGCTCAAAGCGCGACACTACCAAATAGTACTCACCATCTTTGCCGGAAAGGAAAAAGTTGTCGCATTTAACCGAAGGATTAATGATTGCAACTTCATTTTTTGGCTGATATGCTGCTTTAATTCTTGGCAACACTTCTCTCGAGTTGGTAATGAACCAGCTAGTTTTATCTGCAAAGCCCTTATCTACCCCTTTTAAAAAGGTCAGAATTTTGGTGTACACAAATTTCTTCAAAAAGCCAGCGTTAAATACTTTCTCGTAGGACTCGGTGCTCCAAACCAGGCGGAACGGGTTATGGCAATAAGTGATGATTAATGCTTTTGGGCTGGTTTTAATGTATTTAGCACAATGTGTGGTTGATTGCAATATGATATCGTAACCGGTTACATCCAACTGCTGCATTGCTAATATGCCAAGTGGAAAATAAAATCTTTTACAATTTTTTTCGCTGTGAATGATTTTACCGAACCAGCTGGTTTTTACTTCGCAATCTTTAAACTCTGGGTAGGTATTTTCCGAATCGTAGCTCAATGTGTAAACAGGCGCTTCAGGGAAAGCGTTATGAAAGCTCAGGGCAACCTGCTCGGCGCCACCTTTACATACAAGGTTGTCGTGTACAATTGCTATTTTCATGGTTTTTTTTATTGGTTTAATAAGTAGATGTGAATAAATGAGCAGCTAACAGCCGCCCGGATTTGCATGGTACAAACCGTACAACTAGTGCATCCGGAGAGTACAAATCAAATAGATATTAATTATTTTTTATAGATTGTATAGCGTTCCTTATTATCTGCCGGTAGGCCTGATAAGCATCCTTTGTAATATAATTTCCAGAATCATCCTTGTACACCAATCCATAGTTGGCTTCGTTTGGATATCTAATTTTTAGCGCGGGTTGATCATAAAGCTCATATATAAATAACCCCGTGACACCCCTGGAAATCAGATCAGGGATAGTTGCTGTAATATATTGGCTTTGCTGAGCAAAGGTTGCCTTACTGGTGCCTTTAGATTGGTTAAATTCTGTTACCCAAACTGGTTTATTAAATCTGTTTTTAAATTCAGTCAGCACATCATCTCCAAAAGGTTTCGCAGCACCTATGGGGCCCATATTAGAGTACCAGTGGCAACCTATGATGTCGTA
It encodes the following:
- a CDS encoding phosphoheptose isomerase (catalyzes the isomerization of sedoheptulose 7-phosphate to D-glycero-D-manno-heptose 7-phosphate), with the protein product MVLQELNDHLQTIRDLIEHTTAPIEQSCLLIQDVIKNGNKIYLAGNGGSAADAQHIAAEMTGRFVKERKPLPGLALSTDTSALTAIANDYGYEFVFSRQLEAFAQPGDLFIGISTSGNSQSILNALEVARKAGCKTIGLTGRGGGKMNDVCDINIVVPAQVTARVQEMHILIGHILCKAVDDLFE
- a CDS encoding undecaprenyl-phosphate glucose phosphotransferase, whose translation is MKTRYLYLVYLAMSVIDILITNIAFITAFSHNSFGVNNFTSQLIVANYLWIFTAIYFGLYNRKFLHSRQNSFSLTLKSFTLFAILFLPYILISKGAEYAFSSTVIFYLIMLPCMMVNSYLYFVSETIFKKYFKIARSVAVIGNNDVALKLASFFKERDSHFAFEGFLDQDNASYLDSNGRVLPSIVSQIESAAASGIRDIYLSISPDRLHEYNLLQMEAEKQCLRLKLIPDMSASLVNHLKVSYMGEFAVLSHRDEPLEEIGNRVKKRLFDIIFSSLVIIFLLSWLYPIIGLLIKLQSRGPVLFKQLRSGKDNKDFVCYKFRSMKVNAGERQATIDDDRITKIGRFLRKTSLDELPQFFNVFLGEMSVIGPRPHILTHTNEYSKIINQYMVRHFLKSGITGWAQVSGYRGETKDPILMQRRVEHDIWYLENWSMSLDLKIVLMTVFQVIKGDKNAY
- a CDS encoding UDP-glucose 6-dehydrogenase, with product MKIAVIGTGYVGLVTGTCLAETGNDVTCVDINEQKVEMLRNGESPIYEPGLQTLLHRNITEERLRFTSNLAEAVNDAAVIFLALPTPPGGDGSADLTYVLGASRDIALIISSYKVIVTKSTVPVGTADKVKAIFEQYSDVEVAVVSNPEFLREGVAIEDFMKPDRIVIGTRDDRAKKILTELYTPYVRQGNPIIFMDERSSELTKYAANSFLATKISFMNEVANLCERVGANVDMVRLGIGADERIGKRFLFSGIGYGGSCFPKDVQALAKSAEENIYDFKILNAVMDVNAIQKTILVDKLNKYYKGELSGKTFALWGLAFKPETDDIREAPALEIIEALLQSGANVVAYDPEAMANVKDLLGDKVTFAENQYDALKEADALLILTEWSVFRNPDFDRVGSLLKRKVIFDGRNLFGLEQMIDHGFYYNSVGRKAIGEMKTERAL
- a CDS encoding lipopolysaccharide biosynthesis protein, which codes for MQTDKKLVASGIVWNFIQMIINQAFAFGLKLILAKLLFPSQFGLVGMAVVFTGFVQVLNDLGVGAALVQRKAEDLRNEHFHTAFWVGVIWSVFLYLIMSLGVAQLAASFYNEPMLKQIIPVLSIGILFSPVNLVHKAQLTKQMNFKKLAFIDNTSNILAGTIALIMALMGAGVWSLVFNSVATVLFAMPLFFNATKWKPAFIMDKQAFKDVFGFGVYTTGSNILNYLYNNIDYLLIGKLLGASSLGIYTLAFVLTDTFRSRLMAVINNVMYPIYGKKQGDPTALKRYYLKVILFNCLFIFPIMVYFIVSGEQFVVKIFGAKWSETVAPLQILSLSVMLHILVSGNTALLRGLGKPGLEMKQQVLKALIFLPSLAIGIYYYGITGAAWAILLNKVVVVLFAQYTFNFLIPIKITFIEFLIAIKAPVIAAIVTALVTYFFKSIGINYIIIGAITVACYGLSIWLLMKEELLTLYKGFRKN